A region of Carassius gibelio isolate Cgi1373 ecotype wild population from Czech Republic chromosome B11, carGib1.2-hapl.c, whole genome shotgun sequence DNA encodes the following proteins:
- the b3gnt5a gene encoding lactosylceramide 1,3-N-acetyl-beta-D-glucosaminyltransferase A, protein MFLKCRRVRKWHFLQLVSMCCVMSVLMVCWDHVDQSVVNHVKSYSYRYLINSYDFINKSLSVSPKEAARFGSFPYLINNEEVCKDKEVLLLLFVKSSPRNFRRRQDIRSTWGNESYISHELGVIVKLVFAMGVHPVVQDKLQTELHKEHKIHGDLVQQDFLDTFHNLTVKLLLQFRWTHENCAHARFFMTADDDVFIHLPNLVRYLQDLRRQNVRNLWVGHVHKGAPPIRSRDSKYYMPFDMYQWTSYPDYTAGAGYVVSGDVAAKIYQATLSLNASLYIDDVFMGICAIAAGVSPQEHVYFSGEGKTPYHPCIYEKIITSHGHEDDIRYLWKVATSPQVKSISSGLIGKLYCAAVKMTLLCKPYFTNTYSCMGAFT, encoded by the coding sequence ATGTTCTTGAAATGCAGAAGGGTGAGAAAATGGCATTTTCTACAGCTTGTCTCCATGTGCTGTGTCATGTCAGTCCTTATGGTTTGCTGGGACCACGTGGACCAAAGCGTGGTGAACCATGTGAAGTCCTACTCGTACCGTTACCTAATCAACAGCTACGATTTCATCAACAAAAGCCTCAGCGTCAGCCCAAAGGAAGCAGCCAGGTTTGGTAGCTTCCCGTATTTGATAAACAACGAGGAGGTTTGTAAAGACAAAGAAGTACTGCTTCTCCTCTTCGTGAAGTCCTCTCCACGAAACTTCAGAAGACGACAGGACATTCGCTCCACTTGGGGAAACGAGTCCTACATAAGTCACGAGCTGGGTGTTATTGTAAAATTAGTGTTTGCTATGGGAGTTCACCCTGTGGTGCAGGACAAATTGCAGACGGAATTACACAAGGAGCACAAGATACACGGTGACCTGGTTCAGCAGGACTTCCTTGACACATTCCACAACCTCACTGTGAAACTGCTGCTTCAGTTCCGCTGGACGCACGAAAACTGCGCACATGCCCGCTTCTTCATGACTGCGGACGATGACGTCTTCATCCATTTGCCCAACCTTGTGCGCTACCTTCAGGACCTCAGAAGACAGAACGTGCGCAACCTCTGGGTCGGCCACGTTCACAAGGGGGCACCTCCCATTCGCAGCAGGGACAGTAAGTACTACATGCCCTTCGACATGTACCAGTGGACTTCCTACCCAGATTACACCGCCGGGGCAGGGTACGTGGTCTCTGGCGACGTGGCAGCCAAAATCTATCAGGCCACGCTGTCTCTGAACGCCTCTTTGTATATCGATGACGTCTTCATGGGTATCTGTGCCATTGCAGCGGGCGTCTCGCCTCAGGAACACGTTTATTTCTCGGGTGAGGGGAAAACACCCTATCACCCGTGCATCTATGAAAAAATTATCACCTCTCATGGACACGAGGACGATATTAGGTATCTGTGGAAGGTTGCGACCTCCCCGCAGGTAAAAAGTATTTCGTCTGGACTGATTGGGAAACTCTATTGTGCGGCTGTGAAAATGACGCTGCTTTGTAAGCCGTACTTTACGAACACGTATTCATGCATGGGAGCTTTCACATGA